From the genome of Monomorium pharaonis isolate MP-MQ-018 chromosome 1, ASM1337386v2, whole genome shotgun sequence:
AACAGCCCACACGAATGATGCCGCAGGTTCTAAAATAGCTTCAAATATAAGTATGCTTCATATATAAGTATGCGAGCTTTAATATCTTATACACTtacatagatttttatttacattgcaCAAAATTgagaaagtttatttcaaatattcgaGAAAGAAAGCttattttccttatttttagtTGGTAGTCTGATACGAGCTTAAGCTGTGCGCGcggtttcttaaaaaaaaaactttcaaaaagataaaaattattggaggGAGCGGAGCCAAAAGTGCTCTGCCCCCCTAAGTCGGCGCCAGTGCCAGTAgacctattctgtaactcttaacgatattaattcagatagcacaaaatatttataaaatatttataaggaaaaatatttatgataaatattttgtacatatttttatgtccgagtttgtcaggtataaaaaaattatgataaacatttatgaaaatatttaaaataaatatttatacattattatcaaagaatataaaaaatatttcaagttcacatttgatataaaatatttaaattgtatttttttaaccatgattttgattttaaaataaaaattgtttaatagacgttttttttaattacaaaatagtttatttttctttattatcggTAATAAGATTTGCCtatactaaatataatattcaacattttattacaatttattcatTATGAAATGTACAGCTAAACATCTAACAAgagaacctcgcgaactcgaaaattcagattttaataaaacttggcataaatgtagagggggtgaatacatgaatttagaaatttttagttggtgcccgaaaacggtttgaaggggtgaaaccacccttcaaagttgagacgatttttgcagtttttcgatatatttcgtaaattaaacaaaatataaaaaaatgtttcatacaaaagttttacagtataaatacctttatataattatcctatttatttaaaaaaaatttttttataaaattttttttttttcaaaaaataaatagcgtagttaatggcgtagttaaatgaaggtatttatgctgtaaaacttttgtatgaaacattttttaatattttgtttagtttacgagatatatcgaaaaactgcaaaaatgtcttaattttgaagggtggttttactccttcaaaccgtttttgagcaccaactaaaaatttctaaattcatgtattcaccccctctacatttatgccaagtttcattaaaatcagaatttacgggttcgcgaggtttcctTGTGAGTATATCTTGGATAGCctctcaattttttaagttttatttgaatatgtaTTCATTCATTGGAAATATTAGAGAGCTTAAATAAGACCAATTTTGGAAATAGAACTATAATTACATAGTAACATATGTAGGAGCAAGAAGAACTCCACAATTATCGTCCTTCTGCGCCATTAGAATATATCCGTCATTGCCCCAATAATTCGaccaagaattttttataagccAATAGCCTTTTCCATTCAAAGTACCATATCCGACAGCCAAAACAGCATGATCTAATTTATCTTCAGTATTAcctatacataaaaatataataattatttaaataactaatttgtactcataatttttttaacgataaacaAGTTTATAAATCTCTTACCACAAGCTGGGTCATAATACACTCCATGAGAATAAAAAGAGAACGTCTTATGGGAAGCATCAATAGCAACAGAAATAGGACCATGTTTAGCAATAGCAATTTTCAGAGCATTAACGTTGCGTGGAGTGACATTAACAAAACCTGTCATCTTGGCTGTTAATGTTACATTGTTTATATGACAGTATCCATCCTTAAAAGCAAgagattttctttattctgcatgttacaaattatatcaataaccAGACATcatttaataagtataatcaaataatttacctGTCCCAAATAACCACCATAATCTTCTTCAGTAGGTAAACCACCATGTTTTATTATCCATTGATATGAACGGAAATCTTCTCCACCATCACAACCATTATTACCAAATCCCCATGAACAATCAATGAGAGCCTACAGTATAATACCACAAAATTCTGAACTATGGTATATAAGCTACTATACtacatatattatgacattataacatttaactttataaattcgtgaaataaaaaacaatagtaataataagtgaatttaaaaattcgtgaatttttatacttttaccTGTTGAGACAGACGTACTAATTTGTTATACTTCATATAATATGCACCTTCTACCGCGCCAGTAGTACCAAAACTCCAACAAGAGCCACAAACAGATtgatctatttaaataaaaaattgatatacacctgcatgtatacatatatacatatatcataaatatttaaattttataaaccttTTACTGGCGTTACAGCACCATATAACCTCCAATCTATGCTGTCAGGAACATctgcaatttctttttcaatatcaTGTGGAAATCGTGCTCCACCATTGTAACCTGGGGTGTATTGCTTGCCCCGTAGAGCCTTCAACTCAAGATCGCTACGATCCACTAAATGATTCACATCTAACTGATAACCCAAATTGGCACGGTTTGTAGAATGAATAaacctaaataaataaaaattatttacacatgATAAAACAATTATGTTTGAATGACGATATATGCAATATTCACGATATAAATGTACCTTATATTTTGtctaaataattcttttcgaTACATATAATCAAGATCAtccttgtaatttttattgtgagtctttttgaatttatcaaatGCTTGATGCAAATGATCctcataattataaataaattcacgCATTGGGTTAAAGGTATATATGTGATTTTCTCCTGGACCTGGGAAGCTGACGCAATTAGCatctacaaatataattttcttcgtgattatattaatattatttaatacaaataattatattattgcaatatagtaaaaaatctttattaagaTCAACtggaaaaatatgtattaaggATTTTATATACCTTCTACAATTTTAAAGATGTCATCATCAGGTTTGTCAGAAGAGTACCAATCATACTCCAAGTAATAATGATCATAATGTGAACCTAAAAGACTATTAAATCCTCTCATTTCATATCTCACAGGAATAGCCTCCTTGACTTTTGGTAGATATGGTGATTTCTATAAAGATTAtttcctttaaataaataatttatttcattgtatacacaaataattttaccttATAACGTATCCACAGAGTGtacttatttgttttttccCCAATTTCTTGCACAAGTCGCCATTTTTCACATAATAATCCATTGATCATCTCTTCTCCAATACActgcatataaattttattaaaaactacttttatatattttgtgtacatatgtatacatataatttataaaattaacattacagaaatgtaatgttttgcaattttatttacctCCATTTCAAAGGCATCTGGAATAATAGACTGTGGTTGTATCTTGGAGTCATCAGTACCATTCACTTGAAGACATGTTTCCTCATTACTAACAGTCTCTGTGGTAACAGGTGCTAATTTTATACTGGCTCCATTCTCTCCTTTATGAGCCAATTGAAAAGTTTTAACCATCCCTATTAAACAAAGACATAgacgaagaaataaatattttatattattgaaatatactatatatgttatactaaactatatatatgaataaaatataaaaatagataatgagtaaatatatatttcaatataccTCCATAATAATCAATCCTACTAGATCCACTCTTGCCATTATACCATGCATAAAAAGGCTCTCGAATTTCTGCATATGGTATATATAATGTCCCTTTCACTGTATATGTTTGACTAAATGTTGGACCTGTCAAGGTTGTTTTGCAAAGCCCTACTGTATAACATAttcctataaaattttttttaatattatatatgacagAGCCCTTGgagacatataaaaaaaaaattttttaattatatataacggcATAAATAACTTACCacagaatattaaaagtatactgTTTTTAAAGTTAGACATTTTGTATCTCTGAAACATATAACATATGGATGAATATGCTTGTCATCATTTTGATAACACTGACCTAGCaagattattttgattatatatattatctatatacaCAGTCATGGAaatgtactattttttatattaaaatgataatatgaGAACAAATAGTATTATGAGttaaagcaataaaatattattccatcattaaataattttattaaaataacagagACGATAATCGTAATTGacaaaattacaactataGAAAGTCAATGTGActattatactataaaaaaaattaatgctttttttgagaaaatactAGAGAAAATAAAACGGAGTAACTAGTAACATTTGCattattcttttcaaattCACATTATTAACAATGTTGTTACGATATTATCTAgttttggtaattatttagtttaggcACTGGTATTCAAATATCGATGTAGTTATGCTTATTCGATACAGTTTTGCTTCAAACGAACGAATCTGGCAaaaaaaagcgtcgctctgcCCCGGAAAGCGAAATAATAATCGCTAAAGTTGACTAATATTCAGGTTATGAAACCTGTCATACCGACACAATGTAATGACTTGAGCACGCGCAGCGATCATATTCTCACGCTTTTAATCACAAGCGCATGCTCTGTTTAGCACAAGTCATGTTAAAAATgcgcgaatttcaaatgtctatatacatatttttacaagcacaattttttgtgtggaaagtcgcaaacccatgtggtgcagagaatgctttacgcacacacacacacacacacacacacacacgggggggtgcaagggggggccttcggccccccctcccgcacccaccccgt
Proteins encoded in this window:
- the LOC105828263 gene encoding digestive cysteine proteinase 1, which codes for MSNFKNSILLIFCGICYTVGLCKTTLTGPTFSQTYTVKGTLYIPYAEIREPFYAWYNGKSGSSRIDYYGGMVKTFQLAHKGENGASIKLAPVTTETVSNEETCLQVNGTDDSKIQPQSIIPDAFEMECIGEEMINGLLCEKWRLVQEIGEKTNKYTLWIRYKKSPYLPKVKEAIPVRYEMRGFNSLLGSHYDHYYLEYDWYSSDKPDDDIFKIVEDANCVSFPGPGENHIYTFNPMREFIYNYEDHLHQAFDKFKKTHNKNYKDDLDYMYRKELFRQNIRFIHSTNRANLGYQLDVNHLVDRSDLELKALRGKQYTPGYNGGARFPHDIEKEIADVPDSIDWRLYGAVTPVKDQSVCGSCWSFGTTGAVEGAYYMKYNKLVRLSQQALIDCSWGFGNNGCDGGEDFRSYQWIIKHGGLPTEEDYGGYLGQDGYCHINNVTLTAKMTGFVNVTPRNVNALKIAIAKHGPISVAIDASHKTFSFYSHGVYYDPACGNTEDKLDHAVLAVGYGTLNGKGYWLIKNSWSNYWGNDGYILMAQKDDNCGVLLAPTYVTM